A DNA window from Halomicrobium mukohataei DSM 12286 contains the following coding sequences:
- a CDS encoding thioredoxin domain-containing protein has translation MSSDSGPTDRNRLDEAESPYLRQHADNPVNWQPWDEQALETAREHDAPIFLSIGYSACHWCHVMEDESFSDPETATLLNEHFVPIKVDREERPDLDAIYMSICQQVTGRGGWPLSAWLTPDGEPFYVGTYFPPEERRGMPAFGQLLEDIAGSWSDSEQREEMYNRARQWTDAIESDVGDVGQPGDVPDDEALQAAVDAAIRAADREHGGWGNGPKFPQPGRLHYLMREVARSDRDDVRSVVTETLDAMADGGLFDHVGGGFHRYCTDREWVVPHFEKMLYDNATLPRAYLAGYQLTGDERYAEVARETFAFVERELTHEDGGFFSTLDAQSVPPAGRREDADAEPEEGAYFVWIPDEVRAAVDSETAADLLCDRFGITESGNFEGKTVLTVDASIEALSESSGLEASDVERTLASAREQVFEAREERPRPARDEKVLAGWNGLMITAIAEGAIVLDDVDPDPAADALAFVREHLWDESEQRLARRYKDGDVAIDGYLEDYAFLARGALTLFEATGEVEHLAFALDLAHAIEREFWDADDGTLYFTPTSGESLVARPQELTDQSTPSSTGVAVQALLSLSAFVPHDRFETIAAGVLETHANKIEANPMQHASLVVAADRYLRGDLELTLVADEVPAEWRTTLAETYLPDRLLAWRPPGDGDLDAWLDVLGLDDVPPIWADRTERDGEATVYACRQFTCSPPQHHLRNALDWATEQA, from the coding sequence ATGAGCAGCGACTCGGGTCCGACGGACCGGAACCGCCTCGACGAGGCGGAGAGTCCCTACCTCCGCCAGCACGCGGACAACCCCGTCAACTGGCAGCCGTGGGACGAACAGGCACTCGAAACCGCCAGAGAACACGACGCGCCGATCTTCCTCTCGATCGGGTACTCGGCGTGTCACTGGTGTCACGTCATGGAAGACGAGAGCTTCTCCGACCCCGAGACGGCGACGCTACTCAACGAGCACTTCGTCCCGATCAAGGTCGACCGCGAGGAGCGCCCGGACCTCGACGCCATCTACATGAGCATCTGTCAGCAGGTGACCGGCCGCGGTGGCTGGCCGCTGTCGGCGTGGCTCACTCCCGACGGGGAACCATTCTACGTCGGGACCTACTTCCCACCCGAGGAGCGCCGCGGGATGCCGGCGTTCGGTCAGCTGCTCGAAGACATCGCGGGTTCGTGGTCCGATTCGGAGCAACGCGAGGAGATGTACAACCGCGCTCGGCAGTGGACCGACGCCATCGAGAGCGACGTCGGCGACGTGGGGCAGCCGGGCGACGTGCCCGACGACGAGGCGCTGCAGGCGGCCGTCGACGCCGCGATTCGGGCCGCAGACCGCGAACACGGCGGCTGGGGGAACGGCCCGAAGTTCCCACAGCCGGGGCGACTCCACTACCTCATGCGCGAGGTCGCCCGTTCGGACCGCGACGACGTGCGCTCGGTCGTCACCGAGACGCTCGATGCGATGGCCGACGGCGGGCTCTTCGACCACGTCGGCGGCGGCTTCCACCGCTACTGCACGGACCGGGAGTGGGTCGTTCCCCACTTCGAGAAGATGCTCTACGACAACGCGACGCTCCCGCGAGCCTACCTCGCGGGCTACCAGCTCACCGGCGACGAGCGGTACGCGGAGGTCGCTCGGGAGACGTTCGCCTTCGTCGAGCGCGAACTCACACACGAGGACGGCGGCTTCTTCAGCACGCTCGACGCACAGAGCGTCCCACCCGCCGGCCGTCGCGAGGACGCAGACGCCGAGCCCGAGGAGGGCGCGTACTTCGTCTGGATCCCCGATGAGGTCCGCGCGGCCGTGGACAGCGAGACGGCGGCCGACCTGCTGTGTGACCGCTTCGGGATCACCGAGTCGGGCAACTTCGAGGGCAAGACGGTGCTGACCGTCGACGCCTCCATCGAGGCCCTGAGCGAGTCCAGCGGCCTCGAAGCGAGCGACGTCGAGCGCACGCTGGCAAGCGCACGCGAGCAGGTCTTCGAGGCACGCGAGGAGCGGCCACGCCCCGCACGCGACGAGAAGGTGCTCGCGGGCTGGAACGGACTGATGATCACGGCCATCGCGGAGGGCGCGATCGTCCTCGATGATGTCGATCCGGACCCGGCCGCCGACGCCCTCGCGTTCGTCCGCGAACACCTCTGGGACGAGAGCGAGCAACGGCTGGCGCGGCGCTACAAGGACGGCGACGTGGCGATCGACGGGTACCTCGAAGACTACGCCTTCCTCGCTCGCGGCGCGCTGACGCTGTTCGAGGCGACCGGCGAAGTCGAACACCTCGCCTTCGCTCTGGACCTCGCCCACGCCATCGAGCGAGAGTTCTGGGACGCGGACGACGGCACGCTGTACTTCACCCCGACCAGCGGCGAGTCGCTGGTGGCCCGCCCACAGGAGCTCACCGACCAGTCGACGCCCTCCAGCACCGGCGTCGCGGTCCAGGCGCTGCTCTCGCTGTCGGCGTTCGTCCCGCACGATCGCTTCGAGACGATCGCGGCGGGCGTCCTGGAGACACACGCCAACAAGATCGAGGCGAATCCGATGCAACACGCCTCGCTGGTCGTCGCGGCCGACCGGTATCTGCGGGGCGACCTCGAACTCACGCTGGTCGCCGACGAGGTCCCGGCGGAGTGGCGAACGACGCTGGCCGAGACGTACCTCCCGGACCGACTGCTCGCGTGGCGGCCGCCGGGCGACGGCGACCTCGACGCGTGGCTCGACGTGCTGGGGCTGGACGATGTCCCACCGATCTGGGCAGATCGGACCGAGCGCGACGGCGAGGCGACCGTCTACGCCTGCCGCCAGTTCACGTGTTCGCCGCCACAACACCACCTGCGGAACGCGCTCGACT
- the purD gene encoding phosphoribosylamine--glycine ligase — protein sequence MTETVVLIGGGGREHAIARSLAESEARLYACAGNRNPGIAALADGFETLDTTNPTAVRTYADEVDATLAVVGPEAALEAGVADALDEAGVYTFGPRQDAARIETDKAFQRRFMREHDIPGCPDFETFDDMAAACAYIDDYDGDLAVKPAGLTGGKGVRVIGDQVTAEEAKEHLRSADYDRVVLEERLVGEEFTVQAFVANGQLRVTPAVQDHKRAYEGDEGPNTGGMGSYSDAGLELPFMSEDDYMEAVDVLRAVVDALDDYKGVLYGQFMLTADGIKVVEFNARFGDPEAMNTLPVLNTDFLDVLTAAREDEPLPQLSFAPKATVCKYAVPEGYPTEPKAGAKVKIDEDSVAKATERSSGDEPRDSAGDALLFYASVDERDDGIYTTTSRSFAVVGLAETITEAEEIAEAALDAAGEDGVRMRHDIGKPDLVQQRIDHVNELRGE from the coding sequence ATGACAGAGACCGTGGTGCTGATCGGTGGCGGGGGCCGCGAGCACGCGATCGCCCGCTCGCTGGCCGAATCAGAGGCCCGACTGTACGCGTGTGCCGGCAACAGGAACCCCGGAATCGCGGCGCTGGCCGACGGGTTCGAGACGCTGGACACGACGAACCCGACGGCGGTCCGGACCTACGCCGACGAGGTCGACGCGACCCTCGCGGTGGTCGGCCCCGAGGCCGCACTCGAAGCCGGCGTCGCCGACGCGCTCGACGAGGCGGGCGTGTACACGTTCGGTCCCCGGCAGGACGCGGCTCGCATCGAGACGGACAAGGCCTTCCAGCGGCGGTTCATGCGGGAACACGACATTCCCGGCTGTCCAGACTTCGAGACCTTCGACGACATGGCGGCCGCCTGCGCGTACATCGACGACTACGACGGCGACCTCGCGGTCAAGCCGGCCGGGCTCACCGGCGGCAAGGGCGTCCGAGTCATCGGCGACCAGGTCACCGCCGAGGAGGCAAAAGAGCATCTCCGGAGTGCGGACTACGATCGGGTCGTCCTCGAGGAGCGCCTCGTCGGCGAGGAGTTCACCGTCCAGGCGTTCGTCGCCAACGGTCAGCTCCGGGTCACGCCCGCCGTACAGGACCACAAGCGCGCCTACGAGGGCGACGAAGGGCCTAACACCGGCGGGATGGGCAGCTACTCCGACGCCGGACTGGAGCTGCCCTTCATGTCGGAAGACGACTACATGGAGGCCGTCGACGTGCTCCGGGCGGTCGTCGACGCGCTGGACGACTACAAGGGCGTCCTCTACGGGCAGTTCATGCTCACCGCCGACGGGATCAAGGTCGTCGAGTTCAACGCTCGCTTCGGCGATCCGGAGGCGATGAACACGCTGCCCGTCCTCAACACCGACTTCCTCGACGTGCTGACGGCGGCCCGCGAGGACGAGCCCCTGCCACAGCTCTCGTTCGCCCCGAAGGCGACGGTCTGCAAGTACGCCGTCCCCGAGGGCTACCCGACCGAGCCGAAAGCCGGTGCGAAAGTGAAAATCGACGAGGACAGCGTGGCGAAAGCCACGGAACGGTCGAGCGGCGACGAGCCGCGAGACAGCGCCGGTGACGCGCTCCTGTTCTACGCCAGCGTCGACGAGCGCGACGACGGCATCTACACGACGACGTCCCGGTCGTTCGCCGTCGTCGGCCTGGCGGAGACGATCACCGAGGCCGAGGAGATCGCGGAGGCGGCCCTCGACGCTGCCGGCGAGGACGGGGTCCGGATGCGCCACGACATCGGCAAGCCCGACCTCGTCCAGCAGCGGATCGACCACGTGAACGAACTGCGCGGCGAGTAA
- a CDS encoding acyltransferase produces the protein MTGPRRHDRLDRTATPGPHNSLHHWPSAKHPLRLVVNFLVVWTLRYSPSLALKRWLLRRLGATVGEGVSLALTATPDVFWPELLTIEDHAVVGYDATLLCHEFLRDEYRTGEVVVGEGAMIGAGAIVLPGVEIGHDAKVGANAVVTADVPPETTVVGAPAEPVDEDGTDSTL, from the coding sequence GTGACTGGGCCACGACGACACGACCGCCTCGACCGGACGGCGACACCGGGGCCGCACAACTCCCTGCACCACTGGCCGTCGGCCAAGCACCCGCTCAGGCTGGTGGTGAACTTCCTCGTCGTCTGGACCCTGCGGTACTCTCCGAGCCTCGCGCTCAAGCGGTGGCTGCTCCGTCGACTCGGCGCGACGGTCGGCGAGGGGGTCTCGCTGGCGCTGACGGCCACTCCGGACGTGTTCTGGCCCGAACTGCTGACGATCGAGGACCACGCGGTCGTCGGCTACGACGCAACGCTGCTGTGTCACGAGTTCCTCAGAGACGAGTATCGGACCGGTGAGGTCGTCGTCGGCGAGGGCGCGATGATCGGCGCGGGAGCGATCGTCCTCCCCGGCGTCGAGATCGGTCACGACGCCAAGGTCGGTGCCAACGCCGTCGTCACGGCAGACGTTCCGCCGGAGACGACGGTCGTCGGTGCGCCGGCCGAGCCGGTCGACGAGGACGGAACCGACAGCACCCTTTAG
- a CDS encoding NRDE family protein: MCTLVFAWQVFEQPLVVAANRDERLDRESNPPAVRDWRARAVAPTDAEAGGTWIGYNEHGVFVAVTNRWTDADLAGERSRGLLVRDALGERSAEDAARLVERAVDADEYQGFNLVVADASAAVYTEWDGTLSVRTLTPGVHVVVNVGADGDYRMPDDRRAAAQRQADSAGRLVRALQPEPDENGGSWLDRAAETVADHDYGVCVHGEGFGTRSSSLVVLGDERWFRYADGPPCETAYRPVEGQV, encoded by the coding sequence GTGTGTACGCTCGTCTTCGCCTGGCAGGTCTTCGAACAGCCACTCGTCGTCGCTGCCAACCGTGACGAACGGCTCGACCGGGAGTCGAATCCGCCCGCCGTCCGCGACTGGCGCGCACGGGCCGTCGCACCGACCGACGCGGAAGCCGGCGGCACGTGGATCGGCTACAACGAGCACGGCGTCTTCGTCGCAGTCACCAACCGCTGGACGGACGCCGACCTCGCGGGCGAGCGCTCTCGGGGCCTGCTCGTGCGCGACGCGCTGGGCGAGCGATCCGCGGAGGACGCTGCTCGTCTCGTCGAGCGCGCCGTCGACGCCGACGAGTATCAGGGGTTCAACCTCGTCGTCGCCGACGCGTCCGCGGCCGTCTACACCGAGTGGGACGGGACCCTCTCGGTTCGCACGCTGACTCCCGGTGTCCACGTGGTCGTCAACGTCGGTGCCGACGGCGACTACCGGATGCCCGACGATCGACGGGCGGCGGCACAGCGCCAGGCCGACAGCGCCGGTCGACTGGTCCGGGCCCTCCAGCCGGAACCAGACGAGAACGGGGGCTCGTGGCTCGACCGCGCGGCCGAGACGGTCGCGGACCACGACTACGGCGTCTGCGTCCACGGTGAGGGGTTCGGCACCCGCTCGTCGTCGCTCGTCGTCCTCGGCGACGAGCGGTGGTTCCGCTACGCCGACGGACCGCCCTGTGAGACTGCGTATCGTCCGGTCGAAGGTCAGGTTTAA
- a CDS encoding helix-turn-helix transcriptional regulator, producing the protein MSMAAIEEELSDDERAGLELIRESGGIHQSDFWKELDVSSRKGSRIVDSLADKELIQREETIYEGHNTYHLTPAPRDLDFSLLMAGDQLSPFIGDEEVDARSDAFSQWVMSLAYNE; encoded by the coding sequence ATGAGCATGGCAGCCATCGAGGAGGAGCTCTCGGACGACGAGCGTGCCGGCCTGGAACTCATCAGAGAGTCCGGTGGCATCCACCAGAGCGACTTCTGGAAGGAACTGGACGTGTCTTCGCGCAAGGGGAGTCGGATCGTCGACTCGCTGGCGGACAAGGAACTGATCCAGCGCGAGGAGACCATCTACGAGGGGCACAACACGTACCACCTCACGCCGGCACCCAGGGATCTGGACTTCTCGCTGTTGATGGCCGGCGATCAGCTCTCGCCGTTCATCGGCGACGAAGAGGTCGACGCCCGGAGCGACGCCTTCTCGCAGTGGGTCATGAGCCTCGCGTACAACGAGTAG
- a CDS encoding DUF7490 domain-containing protein: MQRETILTGGMVVLVVAMLVTPLAVPGVLDEPDDENVRPSHLHLQTEDSTINVTSVPGRTANLQLDTRLVHRGGPARNVTLEVRAIDAESGLLEDQVHESVGNVTGERSISVLTDLSVERQGGYRIETIVYEDGDRVARGTRTISGVQALTPDYADSTVTFERYENSPADIPTIAVDPTTTSDNRSELSVTAALTNDGDTEAGDVTLRLRARQAESNLVAAQSRQEVGSIRPGRTVEPGTTLTVPDGYNYYIDAILLRDGVVIDTAIGVANLDPTRVVEANETRREVEFDTGDFDDETTDGGDAGRREETRTTTGSGPGFGVALALVALLATALLTARRQTNE, translated from the coding sequence GTGCAACGCGAAACGATACTCACCGGCGGCATGGTCGTTCTCGTCGTCGCCATGCTCGTCACACCGCTCGCGGTTCCCGGGGTTCTCGACGAGCCCGACGACGAGAACGTCCGTCCGAGCCACCTCCACCTCCAGACCGAGGACTCGACGATCAACGTCACCTCGGTGCCCGGTCGGACGGCGAACCTCCAGCTCGACACCCGGCTCGTCCATCGCGGCGGGCCGGCGCGAAACGTCACGCTCGAAGTCCGCGCGATCGACGCCGAGTCGGGCCTGCTGGAAGATCAGGTCCACGAGTCCGTCGGGAACGTGACGGGTGAGCGATCGATCTCGGTGCTGACCGACCTCTCGGTCGAGCGCCAGGGCGGCTATCGCATCGAGACGATCGTCTACGAGGACGGCGACCGCGTCGCCCGCGGCACGCGGACGATCAGCGGCGTCCAGGCACTGACGCCCGACTACGCCGACTCGACGGTGACGTTCGAGCGGTACGAGAACTCCCCGGCAGACATTCCGACGATCGCCGTCGATCCGACGACGACGAGCGACAACCGCTCGGAGCTGTCGGTGACGGCCGCACTGACCAACGACGGCGATACGGAAGCCGGCGACGTGACGCTGCGACTCCGGGCCCGCCAGGCCGAGTCGAACCTCGTCGCCGCACAGTCCCGACAGGAGGTCGGCTCGATCCGTCCGGGCCGGACCGTCGAGCCCGGCACGACGCTGACGGTCCCCGACGGCTACAACTACTACATCGACGCGATCCTGCTGCGTGACGGCGTGGTGATCGACACCGCCATCGGCGTCGCCAACCTCGATCCGACCCGCGTCGTCGAGGCCAACGAGACGCGCCGAGAGGTCGAGTTCGACACCGGCGACTTCGACGACGAGACCACCGACGGGGGAGACGCTGGCCGACGGGAAGAGACCAGAACGACCACTGGTAGCGGTCCCGGCTTCGGCGTCGCCCTCGCCCTCGTGGCACTGCTCGCAACCGCACTGCTGACTGCACGGAGACAGACCAATGAGTGA
- a CDS encoding DUF2797 domain-containing protein has protein sequence MQVVGYRARVDESAALLLGTDGTVRTEPLEPGQQVSYSLGERHCAGTIDEGTHVACEEPTAPYCDRHTDRWPCARCRGDCAMPLESCHEEHAVYLAAFAPATFKVGVTRSWRLERRLREQGADRAAHLRTVANGRVARQIEAEIAATVGDSVRVQTKIEGLHRSVEEAAWRTLLDEFEPIETFEFEYGLALTDRPIAETLLSGTVVGTQGRLLVVENSGGTYAVDLRDTVGYEVSEDSADRQLQASLGAFS, from the coding sequence GTGCAAGTCGTCGGCTATCGCGCTCGCGTCGACGAGTCGGCCGCGCTCCTGCTCGGTACCGACGGAACCGTTCGAACGGAACCACTGGAGCCCGGCCAGCAGGTGTCGTACTCGCTCGGCGAGCGCCACTGCGCGGGCACGATCGACGAGGGAACGCACGTCGCTTGCGAGGAGCCGACGGCACCCTACTGTGACAGACACACTGACCGCTGGCCCTGTGCGCGGTGTCGCGGGGACTGTGCGATGCCACTGGAGAGCTGTCACGAGGAACACGCCGTCTACCTGGCCGCCTTCGCCCCCGCGACGTTCAAAGTCGGCGTCACCCGCTCGTGGCGGCTCGAACGGCGACTGCGAGAACAGGGGGCTGACCGGGCGGCCCACCTCCGGACCGTCGCGAACGGACGAGTCGCTCGCCAGATCGAGGCCGAGATCGCCGCGACGGTGGGCGACAGCGTCCGGGTGCAAACGAAGATCGAGGGGCTACACCGATCGGTCGAGGAGGCCGCCTGGCGGACGCTGCTCGACGAGTTCGAGCCGATCGAGACGTTCGAGTTCGAGTACGGGCTGGCCCTGACCGACCGCCCGATCGCCGAGACGCTGCTGTCCGGTACCGTCGTCGGCACCCAGGGGCGTCTCCTCGTCGTCGAGAACAGCGGCGGAACCTACGCCGTCGACCTCCGGGACACCGTCGGCTACGAGGTCAGCGAGGACAGCGCCGATCGGCAACTCCAGGCCAGCCTCGGCGCGTTCAGTTGA
- a CDS encoding DsbA family protein: MDEHSPTRRSLLLAGGAAAASLAGCLDSSSGGSEQPDGTATVTTGSISTPVAGDPEADVTVAVYEDFACPHCATFNQEVYPDIRSEYVDSGAIRYEHHDFPLPVDQSVSLEAPNAARAVQDGVGDEAFFEYADLLFENQGSLGPDRYASLAREVDADPSTVKTAAVEQAYEATIEADREGGIDAGVDRTPTALVDGEKVEASYEALSAAIDAAQSDST; this comes from the coding sequence ATGGACGAGCACTCTCCGACGCGGCGCTCGCTGTTGCTGGCCGGCGGTGCGGCGGCCGCCTCGCTCGCGGGCTGTCTCGACTCCTCGAGTGGTGGCTCCGAGCAACCGGACGGAACGGCGACGGTGACGACCGGTTCGATCTCGACGCCGGTGGCGGGCGATCCCGAGGCCGACGTGACGGTCGCCGTCTACGAGGACTTCGCCTGTCCACACTGTGCGACCTTCAACCAGGAAGTGTACCCCGACATCCGCTCTGAGTACGTCGACAGCGGGGCGATCCGGTACGAACACCACGACTTCCCTCTGCCGGTCGATCAGAGCGTCTCTCTGGAGGCTCCGAACGCGGCCCGAGCGGTACAGGACGGCGTCGGCGACGAGGCGTTCTTCGAGTACGCCGACCTCCTGTTCGAGAACCAGGGCTCGCTGGGTCCGGACCGCTACGCGTCGCTGGCTCGGGAGGTCGACGCGGACCCGTCCACGGTGAAGACCGCAGCGGTCGAGCAGGCCTACGAGGCGACCATCGAGGCCGATCGCGAGGGCGGCATCGACGCGGGGGTCGACCGGACGCCGACGGCGCTGGTCGACGGCGAGAAGGTCGAGGCCAGCTACGAGGCACTCAGCGCCGCGATCGACGCGGCCCAGTCCGACAGCACTTAA
- a CDS encoding tRNA (cytidine(56)-2'-O)-methyltransferase: MQGEPEVAVLRLGHRPGRDERMTTHVGLTARALGADRLVLANAGASRQDTVEDITDRFGGPFDVEVTEQPNRFLKDWSGSIAHLTMYGLPVQEVEGEIRAAHRSEPLLLVVGAEKVSFEVYERADWNVGVTNQPHSEVAGLAVFLDRLFEGRELDREWEDADRVVQPQPEGKRVVPAEEAAETADE, encoded by the coding sequence ATGCAAGGCGAACCCGAGGTCGCCGTCCTCCGACTCGGCCACCGTCCCGGCCGGGACGAACGGATGACGACCCACGTCGGACTCACGGCTCGGGCCCTGGGTGCGGATCGGCTCGTCCTCGCGAACGCGGGCGCGAGCCGGCAGGACACCGTCGAGGACATCACCGACCGCTTCGGCGGCCCCTTCGATGTCGAGGTCACCGAGCAACCGAACCGCTTCCTGAAAGACTGGTCGGGCTCGATCGCCCACCTCACCATGTACGGCCTCCCGGTGCAGGAGGTCGAAGGCGAGATCCGCGCGGCCCACCGCAGCGAGCCGCTGCTGCTGGTCGTGGGCGCGGAGAAGGTCAGTTTCGAAGTGTACGAGCGGGCCGACTGGAACGTCGGCGTGACGAACCAGCCCCACTCAGAGGTCGCCGGGCTGGCGGTCTTCCTCGATCGACTCTTCGAGGGGCGCGAACTCGACCGCGAGTGGGAAGACGCGGATCGCGTCGTCCAGCCCCAGCCGGAGGGAAAGCGGGTCGTCCCGGCCGAGGAAGCGGCCGAGACAGCCGACGAGTAG
- a CDS encoding ThuA domain-containing protein, translating into MVAVTVWNEYVHERENDAVAEIYPDGIHETIADALAERGHETRTATLQEPEHGLTESVLDDTDVLLWWGHAAHDEVADDVVERVCRAVTDGLGLLVLHSAHFSKPFRRLLGTPCTLNWREAGERERLWAIDPDHAILDGIETPIVVPEAETYGEPFGIPQPDEHVLSSWFEGGEVFRSGVCYRRGSGRIFYFRPGHETYPIYHDETIQDVLANAVEWAAPTDRGVTQWANVNVDASE; encoded by the coding sequence ATGGTCGCTGTCACTGTCTGGAACGAGTACGTACACGAGCGGGAGAACGACGCCGTCGCGGAGATCTACCCCGACGGCATCCACGAGACGATCGCCGACGCGCTGGCCGAGCGCGGCCACGAGACGCGAACGGCGACCCTGCAAGAACCCGAGCACGGCCTCACCGAGTCGGTGCTCGACGACACCGACGTGTTGCTCTGGTGGGGGCACGCCGCTCACGACGAGGTCGCAGACGACGTGGTCGAGCGGGTCTGTCGCGCGGTCACCGACGGCCTCGGCCTGCTCGTGCTCCACTCCGCGCACTTCTCGAAGCCCTTCCGTCGACTGCTGGGGACGCCCTGTACCCTGAACTGGCGAGAGGCCGGCGAGCGTGAGCGTCTCTGGGCGATCGATCCCGACCACGCGATCCTCGACGGCATCGAGACGCCGATCGTCGTCCCCGAGGCCGAGACCTACGGCGAGCCGTTCGGGATCCCACAGCCCGACGAACACGTCCTCAGCTCCTGGTTCGAGGGCGGCGAGGTGTTCCGGTCCGGCGTCTGCTATCGCCGCGGCAGCGGCCGGATCTTCTACTTCCGGCCGGGCCACGAGACGTACCCGATCTACCACGACGAGACGATTCAGGACGTGCTCGCGAACGCCGTCGAGTGGGCCGCACCGACGGATCGCGGCGTCACGCAGTGGGCCAACGTCAACGTCGACGCCAGCGAGTGA
- a CDS encoding phosphate-starvation-inducible PsiE family protein — MSGDEQPSPAQSSSDPVESGSSVSLGERYSRVVDQFVHGVELAAATVFALLFAVGVFDLILEILDTVRSGRITDPLVVIRFIDTGLLLLIIVEVYQTVLAYVEQNDTRRVVRLVIYTGVIAMVRKAIIFRTGEYATLEDAVLAAGSYAIIILALVALLLVERVYGNDSLQLSDGESA; from the coding sequence ATGAGCGGCGACGAGCAGCCCTCGCCCGCTCAGAGCTCGTCTGATCCCGTCGAGAGTGGATCTTCGGTGTCGCTGGGAGAGCGGTACTCACGTGTCGTGGATCAATTCGTCCACGGAGTCGAACTCGCTGCCGCGACGGTCTTTGCACTGCTCTTTGCGGTCGGGGTGTTCGACCTGATTCTGGAGATACTCGATACCGTGCGATCGGGCAGGATCACCGATCCGCTCGTCGTCATCAGGTTCATCGACACCGGGCTCCTCCTGTTGATCATCGTCGAGGTGTACCAGACGGTGCTGGCCTACGTCGAACAGAACGACACCCGGAGAGTCGTCAGACTGGTCATCTACACCGGTGTCATCGCGATGGTTCGGAAGGCCATCATCTTCCGCACCGGAGAGTACGCCACGCTGGAGGACGCCGTGTTGGCCGCCGGGTCGTACGCGATCATCATTCTCGCGCTGGTCGCGCTGCTCTTGGTCGAACGGGTCTACGGGAACGACTCCCTCCAGTTGTCCGACGGCGAGTCCGCGTAG